A genomic window from Periweissella cryptocerci includes:
- a CDS encoding leucine-rich repeat protein encodes MTHKKEPHHNLYKLTEHLNGKHFLYAGLATTTLIGGIGATPVALADKADTNQMELVNKVAPKKIKSKSKKASRAWSYGGEAYEFTADDFAVIDGVITGFTDNFLNYMYEDGSKWDGLITFPDEFATTITGIGDEAFQGIPLRSVNLNALTALETIGEYAFADNVFLEAIDISNLANLTTIGAGAFYDCENLETVNLASLPLLSKLGTSYYDAGTYDNYDPADYEGTYHGDTGVFEYCGKLNAVTISGLDSLQSLTYNLFSECENLATVTVNDLPKLKNIETNALNDARSLQMLSLTNLPNLIHIDSDAFSNWDESSPTLDRIIVGNLNAGLTLETEALHIVKPGGLVIPVDGITDLTTAQKFVAANNYIGDSVYVSVNEKWHVGSAITYKYIDQNEQVIKLGTDNMPVKAVTIVGIAGEKYDLPMLPTIAGYGKPTLVSGVENGIFSPGMNEIVYQYQAEMASFMIYRVDTNDNNLVLPEKVTGFTNDTLNLDDKKIAINGYDFKELNISTLSRAVGDYGWQSVGDSFSKSLTLGANAGRNYKFVYSKTATLTPDKNNDTTNNNNTNTNNNSSTGSSASSSSEKPATSSSATVSSTTTGKNDNSPVSSSSTQNPNALPSTGGNSTEVSGTGTKKINKSQVTNSKFIPLSTDTPRNAPNNNASKALPQSGAIVNHILPIFGVLALTGVIGLYVFNKKKTK; translated from the coding sequence ATGACACACAAAAAAGAGCCACATCATAATCTATACAAATTAACAGAACATTTGAATGGTAAGCATTTTCTGTACGCAGGGCTTGCCACAACGACATTAATTGGTGGAATTGGTGCCACACCAGTTGCATTAGCGGATAAGGCAGATACTAATCAAATGGAATTAGTGAATAAAGTCGCACCTAAGAAAATAAAAAGTAAGTCAAAAAAAGCCAGTCGTGCTTGGTCATATGGTGGCGAGGCTTATGAATTTACGGCAGATGATTTTGCTGTTATCGATGGGGTAATAACTGGTTTTACTGACAATTTTTTAAATTATATGTATGAAGATGGTTCTAAGTGGGACGGTTTGATAACTTTTCCAGATGAATTTGCAACGACAATTACAGGGATTGGCGATGAGGCATTTCAAGGTATTCCACTCAGGTCAGTTAATCTTAATGCCTTAACTGCATTAGAAACCATTGGTGAGTATGCTTTTGCTGACAATGTTTTCTTGGAAGCAATTGATATCAGCAATTTAGCTAATTTAACCACGATTGGTGCGGGGGCATTTTATGATTGTGAAAATTTAGAAACGGTTAATTTAGCTAGTCTGCCATTACTATCGAAACTGGGAACAAGTTATTATGATGCGGGAACGTATGATAATTATGATCCTGCTGATTATGAGGGGACCTACCACGGAGACACAGGCGTGTTTGAATATTGTGGAAAGTTAAATGCGGTCACAATTAGCGGGCTGGATAGTCTACAATCATTGACCTATAACCTTTTTAGTGAATGTGAAAATTTAGCCACAGTGACGGTTAACGATTTACCTAAGTTAAAAAATATTGAGACCAACGCTTTGAATGATGCGCGAAGCTTACAAATGCTGAGTTTGACAAATTTACCGAATTTAATTCACATTGATTCTGATGCGTTTTCTAATTGGGACGAAAGTAGCCCGACTTTAGATCGTATTATTGTTGGGAATTTAAATGCCGGATTAACGCTGGAAACTGAAGCACTACACATAGTTAAACCAGGCGGACTTGTAATTCCAGTTGATGGGATTACTGATTTAACGACGGCGCAAAAATTTGTTGCGGCTAATAATTATATCGGGGATAGCGTATATGTTTCTGTGAACGAAAAATGGCACGTGGGTAGCGCAATAACGTACAAGTATATCGACCAAAATGAACAAGTTATCAAATTGGGAACGGATAATATGCCGGTGAAAGCAGTGACAATCGTTGGTATAGCTGGGGAAAAATACGATTTACCAATGCTGCCAACAATTGCGGGGTATGGCAAACCAACATTAGTCAGTGGTGTTGAGAACGGTATTTTTAGTCCTGGTATGAACGAAATCGTATATCAATATCAAGCAGAGATGGCTTCATTTATGATTTACCGTGTTGATACTAATGATAATAATTTGGTGTTACCTGAAAAGGTTACTGGTTTTACTAATGATACATTGAATTTGGATGACAAAAAAATAGCTATCAATGGTTATGATTTTAAGGAACTTAATATTAGTACTTTGTCACGTGCAGTTGGCGACTATGGATGGCAATCAGTGGGTGACTCTTTTAGTAAATCACTAACACTTGGAGCAAATGCCGGTCGTAACTATAAGTTTGTGTATTCTAAGACTGCAACATTAACACCAGATAAAAATAACGATACTACGAATAACAACAATACTAACACGAATAATAATAGTTCAACTGGTAGTAGTGCAAGTTCAAGTAGTGAAAAACCGGCTACGTCGAGTTCAGCTACGGTATCAAGTACCACGACTGGTAAAAATGATAATTCGCCTGTAAGTTCAAGCTCTACGCAAAATCCGAATGCACTCCCAAGCACTGGGGGAAACAGTACTGAAGTTAGTGGCACCGGTACTAAGAAAATAAACAAGTCACAAGTCACGAATTCGAAATTTATTCCGCTGAGCACGGATACGCCGCGTAACGCTCCGAATAATAATGCTAGTAAAGCATTGCCACAATCTGGGGCTATTGTTAACCATATTTTACCAATCTTTGGTGTTCTTGCTCTTACTGGGGTAATTGGTTTATATGTGTTCAATAAGAAAAAAACTAAATAA
- a CDS encoding leucine-rich repeat protein, with protein MTNDKELHHNFYRITEHLNGKHFLYAGLATTTLIGGMGATPIALADKPAANATELVTTAVPTKTKTKNKRYGSSWSDTGQAYNFTAADFVVEHGVITGMDDSFFETVEAWSEYSPWNGEITFPAEFATTIKGIGPSALSMEALTAVDINSLTALEFIGDGAFSGAYYLEKIDLSNLQHLKKIGNSAFGDLGGATSITLNNLPNLTTIDDYAFAYSMNWGWMDNVDYSGTITLTNLPKLTSIGSYALGGCEHLTSVTLDGLDSLKVLPEDLLSDNPELTNVTLNNLPKVQRIEDTFLGNTALQTLTLTNMPDLIYIGRYVYDANERDDDGYGAFNQLIVGNLNSALTVEENAFEMPHPGGIVIPLNGDGDVLTAQKFLTSINELNNDNQFTGSRKWELGGTVTYKYVDQDGQVITFGTDRTPVKAFTVSGKVGTKYDLPATPTIAGYGKPTLVSGTENGAIGIGMNEIVYQYEGATSEFTIYRVDTNDKNIVPPEKISGFTNDILDLDDMQLAIAGYDFQELNSTSLSRAVGDFSWQAVPDSFGKQLTLGANAGRSYKFVYAKTAVKNNDSNSSNNSSNSSSTSNTNNSNNNSAGNSSSQSSSTAGTSSSAASSSTDKKNDDNTAKSSSTSTTNDPTGLPVTGGNSTGTSGIGNTNADTSRSSNTRYIPLSTDSGFNTPTSSIRGNDTKNLPQSGYVVNRVLPVIGAIALAGVIGLYAFSKKRKL; from the coding sequence ATGACAAATGATAAAGAACTACATCATAATTTTTATCGCATAACCGAACATCTGAATGGTAAGCATTTTCTCTATGCTGGGCTTGCAACGACCACGTTAATCGGTGGAATGGGGGCAACTCCAATCGCCTTAGCTGATAAACCGGCTGCTAATGCCACCGAGTTAGTGACTACAGCAGTTCCTACCAAGACGAAAACGAAAAACAAAAGATACGGAAGCTCGTGGTCAGATACTGGTCAAGCCTATAATTTTACGGCAGCAGATTTTGTTGTTGAACACGGTGTCATTACAGGGATGGATGATTCGTTTTTCGAGACCGTAGAGGCGTGGTCAGAATATTCTCCTTGGAATGGAGAAATTACATTTCCAGCCGAATTTGCGACTACAATCAAGGGGATTGGTCCAAGTGCACTGAGTATGGAGGCACTAACTGCGGTTGATATTAATTCGTTAACCGCGTTAGAATTTATTGGGGATGGCGCTTTTAGTGGTGCCTACTATTTAGAAAAAATTGATCTTTCTAATTTACAACATTTAAAAAAGATTGGTAATAGTGCATTTGGCGACTTGGGAGGGGCCACTTCAATTACGTTGAATAATTTGCCGAACCTGACAACCATTGATGATTATGCTTTTGCTTATTCTATGAATTGGGGATGGATGGATAATGTGGATTATTCAGGGACAATTACTCTAACCAATTTACCAAAGTTAACAAGTATTGGCAGTTACGCGCTGGGTGGTTGTGAGCATCTGACAAGTGTTACCCTTGACGGTCTTGATAGCTTAAAAGTATTACCGGAAGATCTGCTTAGTGATAACCCGGAATTAACAAACGTTACACTCAATAACTTACCCAAGGTACAACGTATTGAAGACACATTTTTAGGAAATACAGCGCTACAAACGCTGACGTTAACGAATATGCCTGATTTAATTTATATCGGCAGGTACGTATATGATGCTAACGAACGTGATGATGATGGATATGGCGCTTTTAATCAACTGATTGTTGGTAATTTAAATTCAGCGTTAACTGTCGAGGAAAATGCGTTTGAGATGCCTCATCCAGGTGGAATTGTTATTCCACTGAATGGTGATGGTGATGTGCTAACAGCCCAAAAATTTCTTACTAGTATTAATGAGTTAAATAATGATAATCAATTTACTGGAAGTCGAAAATGGGAACTTGGTGGTACGGTTACCTACAAGTATGTCGACCAAGATGGTCAGGTGATTACTTTTGGGACTGATCGAACACCTGTGAAAGCATTTACAGTCAGCGGAAAAGTTGGTACTAAGTACGATTTACCAGCAACACCAACGATTGCTGGCTATGGTAAGCCTACATTGGTCAGTGGTACTGAGAACGGTGCAATTGGCATTGGGATGAACGAGATTGTTTATCAATATGAGGGTGCGACGTCTGAATTTACCATTTATCGTGTCGATACGAATGATAAAAATATTGTGCCACCTGAAAAAATCAGCGGATTTACTAATGATATTTTGGATTTAGATGATATGCAGCTTGCAATTGCTGGTTATGATTTCCAAGAACTTAATAGCACGTCACTTTCACGGGCTGTTGGTGATTTTTCATGGCAAGCTGTACCAGATTCATTTGGCAAACAATTGACCCTCGGTGCCAATGCTGGGCGGAGTTACAAGTTTGTCTACGCTAAGACAGCTGTAAAGAATAACGATAGTAATAGCTCTAATAATAGTTCCAACAGCAGTAGTACTAGCAATACGAATAACAGTAACAATAATTCTGCGGGAAACTCAAGCAGTCAATCATCATCAACTGCTGGCACGAGTTCGTCAGCGGCATCAAGTAGTACGGATAAGAAAAATGATGACAACACTGCCAAGAGTTCAAGTACTAGTACCACAAATGATCCGACGGGGTTACCAGTAACTGGTGGTAATAGTACGGGTACTAGTGGAATTGGTAACACCAATGCAGATACATCGCGTTCATCAAATACACGCTATATTCCGTTGAGTACTGATTCTGGTTTTAATACGCCTACAAGTAGTATTCGTGGTAACGACACCAAGAATTTACCGCAATCAGGGTACGTTGTTAACCGAGTTTTACCAGTTATCGGTGCAATTGCGCTCGCTGGTGTCATTGGTTTGTATGCTTTCAGTAAGAAACGTAAATTGTAA
- a CDS encoding leucine-rich repeat protein, with product MIKEKESHHNIYKLTEHLNGKHFLYAGLATTTLIGGMGATPLALADKADSNQTELVNKVAPKKNKNKSKKASRTWADGGDTYDFTADDFDVEDGVITGFSQSFFDDYLYTDDCHWDGAVTFPAEFATTITGISNDAFRGSQMRTIDLNALTALETIGEHAFADSYALESVDISNLEHLVTIDAGAFYNCTGLEAVNLSNLPVLEMLGQRMYGDDYYDDDSIIDDSDYYNNSFNWSIPGVFQSCENIKSVTFDGLSALRAIPNQLFYDCINIETITFNNLAKLKNIETNSITGTTGLKTLTLTNLPNLVHIDSYIYYPNWDYGNLNQIIIGNVNSALIVEAMAFELPAPGGIVIPVDGVTDLQSAQKFMPAINGTGANSGNLLGNEKWHIGSAISYKFIDQDGQVITAGIDNTPVKAFTISGKVGSKYDLPKLPTIAGYGNPALVSGTETGTFGYGLQEVVYQYQAATASIMIYRVDTNDKNLVEPETVTGFANDTLDLDDKQLAINGYDFQELNISTLSRAVGAYTWQAAPDSVGKSLTLGANAGRSYKFVYAKTATPAPTPDQNNSNTNNNNTTTNNNSSTGSSASSSSEKPAASSSSTTSSSTSGKNDNSKATSSSTQDPNALPSTGGNSTGTSGIGNNRTTTSRSSNTRYIPLSTDTPHNMPTSIRSKYHGKSLPQSGVIVNRVLPAIGAIALASVIGLYAISKKKRKY from the coding sequence ATGATAAAAGAAAAAGAATCACATCATAATATTTATAAATTAACAGAACACTTGAATGGTAAACACTTTCTCTATGCCGGTCTTGCTACAACGACTTTAATTGGAGGGATGGGTGCGACACCGCTCGCATTAGCGGATAAGGCCGATTCAAATCAAACGGAATTGGTTAACAAAGTTGCCCCTAAAAAAAATAAAAACAAATCAAAAAAAGCCAGCCGGACTTGGGCCGATGGTGGCGATACTTATGACTTTACCGCAGATGATTTTGACGTGGAAGACGGTGTGATTACCGGATTTAGCCAATCATTTTTTGATGATTATTTATACACGGACGATTGCCATTGGGACGGTGCGGTAACGTTCCCTGCTGAATTTGCGACAACAATTACTGGGATTAGTAATGATGCGTTTAGAGGATCTCAAATGCGGACAATTGATCTTAATGCACTAACTGCATTAGAAACGATTGGTGAGCATGCATTTGCTGATAGTTATGCCTTAGAATCGGTTGATATTTCTAATTTAGAACATCTGGTAACTATTGATGCGGGAGCATTCTACAACTGTACGGGTTTAGAGGCGGTTAATCTATCTAATTTACCGGTACTGGAAATGCTCGGCCAGAGAATGTATGGGGATGACTATTATGATGACGATTCTATTATCGATGATAGCGACTACTACAATAATTCTTTTAATTGGAGCATTCCTGGGGTTTTCCAAAGTTGTGAAAATATAAAATCAGTGACTTTTGATGGGCTTAGTGCATTAAGAGCGATTCCTAACCAGCTTTTCTATGACTGTATTAATATTGAAACGATTACGTTCAACAATTTAGCTAAGTTAAAAAATATTGAAACAAATTCAATTACTGGGACGACTGGTTTAAAAACATTGACGTTAACAAATTTACCGAATTTAGTTCATATTGATTCTTATATATACTACCCTAATTGGGATTATGGGAATTTGAACCAGATTATTATTGGTAACGTCAACTCGGCGTTAATTGTTGAAGCGATGGCGTTTGAACTGCCAGCTCCGGGTGGAATTGTAATCCCAGTTGATGGAGTTACTGATTTACAGAGTGCTCAAAAATTTATGCCGGCCATCAATGGTACGGGGGCCAATAGTGGGAACTTATTAGGCAATGAGAAATGGCATATTGGGAGTGCGATTAGCTACAAGTTTATTGACCAAGACGGCCAGGTTATTACAGCAGGTATTGATAATACGCCGGTTAAAGCATTTACGATTAGTGGGAAAGTCGGCTCAAAATATGATTTACCAAAACTACCAACAATTGCGGGTTACGGAAATCCAGCATTAGTCAGTGGTACTGAAACTGGAACTTTTGGCTATGGTTTACAAGAAGTTGTTTATCAATATCAAGCGGCAACTGCTTCGATTATGATTTATCGCGTTGATACTAACGATAAGAACTTGGTTGAACCGGAAACAGTTACTGGATTTGCAAATGATACATTAGATTTAGATGATAAACAACTTGCAATTAACGGTTATGACTTCCAAGAACTTAATATCAGTACGCTTTCACGGGCAGTTGGCGCCTATACATGGCAAGCTGCACCGGATTCAGTTGGTAAATCACTGACTCTTGGTGCGAATGCTGGGCGTAGCTATAAGTTCGTGTACGCTAAGACCGCGACGCCGGCACCAACCCCAGATCAAAATAATTCTAATACCAATAACAACAATACTACTACGAACAATAATAGTTCAACTGGTAGTAGCGCAAGTTCAAGTAGTGAAAAACCAGCGGCATCGAGTTCATCAACGACATCAAGTAGCACTAGTGGGAAAAATGATAATTCGAAAGCAACTTCAAGTTCTACACAAGATCCGAATGCGCTCCCAAGCACGGGTGGTAATAGTACTGGAACTAGTGGGATTGGAAATAATCGGACAACTACGTCACGTTCGTCAAACACTAGGTACATTCCGCTTAGCACTGACACTCCCCACAATATGCCAACTAGTATCCGTAGTAAATACCACGGTAAGTCGTTGCCACAATCGGGAGTTATCGTTAACCGGGTCTTACCAGCAATCGGCGCAATTGCCCTCGCTAGTGTCATTGGTTTGTATGCTATTAGTAAGAAAAAACGTAAGTACTAA
- a CDS encoding sensor histidine kinase: MQKAIIRRIGLTSLGFITVNVLLVLIVDVFEAPLVRDNFVPGSLVIAVVLTLIEIIFYARMVIRHQNTMAMMSAKLDDITKTQNPGHILLEQEDPYYSLATAINKVQSFERDQIYRLQRQEGELSTLLEYLPVGVLLVNRHRKIKMANPAASELLGLDLQINHLLYADASSHYGLSALVEKTMQTEMNQRATLEFETGIGQKTLEVSTIYHATTSTHFQIIILLYDITEVAQLEQMQADFVSNASHELKTPITAISGFSETLLAGAKDDPATLEQFLKIIDEESKRLIDLIEDVLSISRLNGDYGGKAAIEEIELASWVQHELATIQVVANQRNIELRDEVGADMRVKTQSKALAQILKNLVGNAIKYGHEGGFVSVSAEILPVGWRLVVHDNGIGIPTEQQPRVFERFYRGDPSRTRQIASGTGLGLAIVKELVEKMNGQLFLKSQVGVGTTITMDFK; this comes from the coding sequence ATGCAAAAAGCAATCATTCGCAGAATTGGATTAACGAGTCTTGGATTCATTACGGTCAATGTTCTTTTAGTTCTGATTGTTGACGTTTTTGAGGCACCATTAGTCCGAGATAACTTTGTACCAGGAAGCCTTGTGATTGCAGTTGTGCTGACCCTGATTGAAATTATCTTTTATGCACGCATGGTAATTCGTCACCAAAATACGATGGCGATGATGAGTGCCAAATTGGATGATATTACCAAAACACAAAATCCAGGACATATTCTGCTGGAACAAGAAGATCCATATTATTCACTGGCGACCGCAATTAACAAGGTGCAGTCATTTGAACGCGATCAAATTTATCGTTTACAGCGGCAAGAAGGTGAACTCTCAACGTTGCTGGAATATTTGCCGGTGGGGGTATTGCTAGTTAATCGACACCGTAAAATTAAAATGGCCAATCCGGCTGCAAGTGAGTTGTTAGGCTTAGATTTACAAATTAATCACCTACTATATGCGGATGCAAGTAGCCACTATGGCTTATCGGCGTTAGTTGAAAAAACGATGCAAACGGAAATGAATCAGCGGGCAACGTTGGAGTTTGAAACTGGAATTGGGCAAAAGACGTTAGAAGTATCTACGATATATCATGCGACTACGAGCACGCATTTTCAGATTATTATCTTGTTGTATGATATTACCGAAGTTGCCCAATTGGAACAGATGCAAGCCGATTTCGTTTCCAACGCTTCACATGAGTTGAAAACGCCAATTACTGCGATTAGTGGTTTTAGTGAAACCCTATTAGCAGGAGCAAAAGACGATCCGGCAACGTTGGAGCAATTTTTGAAAATCATCGACGAAGAAAGTAAGCGCTTGATTGATTTGATTGAAGATGTCCTCTCGATTTCACGCTTGAATGGTGATTACGGTGGTAAAGCGGCCATTGAAGAAATTGAGCTAGCATCATGGGTTCAGCATGAGTTAGCGACAATTCAAGTCGTCGCTAACCAACGTAATATTGAGCTACGCGACGAAGTGGGGGCTGACATGCGAGTGAAGACACAATCAAAAGCCCTCGCGCAAATTTTAAAGAATCTGGTTGGAAATGCAATCAAATACGGTCACGAAGGCGGCTTTGTCAGTGTCAGTGCCGAAATATTACCGGTTGGTTGGCGCCTAGTTGTCCACGACAACGGGATTGGGATTCCGACTGAACAGCAACCCCGCGTGTTTGAACGCTTTTATCGTGGCGATCCATCGCGAACACGCCAGATAGCAAGTGGAACTGGCTTGGGCCTGGCCATCGTCAAAGAACTAGTCGAAAAAATGAACGGCCAGTTATTTTTGAAGAGCCAAGTCGGTGTGGGCACGACGATTACCATGGATTTTAAATAA
- a CDS encoding response regulator transcription factor, which produces MRKVLVVDDEPAIATLLEYNLKQADYEVDVATDGLMAFNMGSKNAYDVILLDLMLPEIDGIEVTKRLRQEKIKTPIIIVTAKGDEFDKVLGLEIGADDYVTKPFSPREVLARIKAVMRRYDDVQTSATTEDASDSLDFGRIVINKDAKQVTLDGEDANLTPKEYELLLFLVERKNRVLSRDEILSGVWGYDYAGETRMVDIHVSHLRDKVEVDPKSPQVLKTVRGFGYQFIVEKGK; this is translated from the coding sequence ATGCGGAAAGTTTTAGTTGTCGATGATGAACCAGCGATTGCAACATTGCTTGAATATAATTTAAAACAGGCTGACTACGAAGTTGATGTGGCAACCGATGGCTTAATGGCTTTTAATATGGGGAGTAAAAATGCATACGATGTAATTTTACTGGATTTAATGTTACCTGAAATTGATGGGATTGAAGTTACGAAACGGCTGAGGCAAGAAAAAATTAAAACGCCAATCATTATTGTGACGGCTAAAGGTGATGAGTTCGATAAAGTCCTTGGACTAGAAATTGGTGCCGATGATTACGTCACCAAACCTTTTAGCCCACGCGAAGTTTTGGCGCGCATAAAAGCCGTGATGCGCCGTTATGACGATGTCCAGACTAGTGCTACAACAGAAGATGCGAGTGATAGCTTGGATTTTGGGCGCATTGTGATTAACAAAGATGCTAAACAAGTGACGCTTGATGGTGAGGATGCAAATCTAACACCAAAAGAATATGAATTATTATTATTTTTAGTTGAACGAAAAAATCGTGTTTTGAGTCGTGATGAAATTTTGAGCGGCGTCTGGGGCTATGATTATGCAGGTGAAACCCGGATGGTTGATATTCATGTGTCACACTTACGTGATAAAGTTGAAGTTGATCCAAAATCACCACAAGTGCTAAAAACGGTACGCGGATTTGGGTATCAATTTATTGTAGAAAAGGGAAAGTAA